From the Saccharomycodes ludwigii strain NBRC 1722 chromosome I, whole genome shotgun sequence genome, one window contains:
- the RSO55 gene encoding Rso55p (similar to Saccharomyces cerevisiae YLR281C | putative protein of unknown function) produces MEKDIEEKFMHGGRGPGGQKINKSNSKVQLRHIPTGIVVNCQETRSRDKNRKIARLKLAMEIERFKNDDNMSARDIGLLKLNQQNKKSAMKRSQLKHEIHKKENELNRLKQLEDDEELIKKMFK; encoded by the coding sequence atggaaaaagacattgaagaaaaatttatgCATGGTGGTAGAGGACCTGGTGGACAAAAGAtcaataaaagtaatagTAAAGTACAATTGAGACATATACCTACTGGAATTGTTGTTAATTGTCAAGAGACTAGATCACGAGATAAAAATAGGAAAATAGCTAGATTAAAACTAGCTATGGAAATagaaagatttaaaaatgatgataatatgAGTGCAAGAGACATTGGATTATTAAAGTTGAATCAACAGAATAAGAAAAGTGCAATGAAAAGAAGTCAGTTAAAGCATGAGATtcataaaaaggaaaatgaattaaataGATTAAAACAGTTAGAAGATGACGAAGAgctaatcaaaaaaatgtttaaataa